A single Bacillota bacterium DNA region contains:
- a CDS encoding cupredoxin domain-containing protein, with product MGHKHHQATAPGIGRGVRVTLLIALSGAILGTGVWLSLPRAPARSGDADFELVVTMGGFSPRQLKARAGRPARLRLVNPDSPYHADGGGVHGFTVPDLGIDVQVPPHSTMEIDLPAAAPGEYPFYCDTCCGGKENPFMQGVLKVEA from the coding sequence ATGGGCCACAAGCATCACCAGGCGACTGCGCCGGGGATCGGGCGCGGGGTTCGGGTGACCCTCCTGATCGCACTGTCAGGAGCCATTCTGGGAACCGGCGTGTGGCTCTCGCTGCCCAGGGCACCGGCCCGCTCCGGCGACGCCGATTTCGAACTCGTTGTCACGATGGGCGGCTTCAGCCCCCGCCAGCTCAAGGCGCGGGCAGGCCGACCGGCCCGCCTTCGCCTGGTGAATCCTGACAGCCCCTATCACGCTGACGGCGGGGGCGTGCACGGGTTCACGGTGCCCGACCTGGGCATAGACGTTCAGGTGCCGCCCCACTCCACCATGGAGATCGACCTTCCGGCGGCGGCGCCCGGTGAGTACCCGTTCTATTGCGACACCTGCTGCGGCGGCAAAGAGAACCCCTTCATGCAGGGAGTCCTGAAGGTCGAGGCATGA